The genomic stretch GTAAAGCAACGGCGGCACCAGCAGCGGAATGAACGCGATGTGGATCGGCAGGATGTTCTGCGACGCGATCGCCACCACCCACAGCAGGCCGATCAGCAGCCACTTGACGCTGCCGCCGCCGCTGGTGTGCTGACGGTCGACCATGGCCAGGGCCTTGTCGGCCAGCGCGTGGGCCAGGCCGGACTTGGCGATGGCCACGGCGAACGCGCCCAGCAACGCGTAGGACAACGCCACCGTCGCCCCGCCGCCCAGGCCGCTGTTGAACGCCTTGAGCGTGGCGTCGATGCCCAGGCCGCCGGTCAGGCCACCGACCAGCGCACCGACGATCAACGCGATCACCACGTGCACACGGGACAGGCTGAGGATCAGCATGACGCCGACCGCAGCAATCACTGCATTCATTTCACTACCTCAAAAACACGGCGATGGATGCGTTTCACCGCCAGACAGGATGAGTCCGCCCGGCAACGCCCGGAGGCCGCCAGCGGATTTGGATCGAGGGTCTTGTTAGAAGGGCGCGCACTGTGACGGATGCAGCGGCAAGCTGCAAGTGACAAGCTGCAAGCTTTCGCCATTTGCAGCTCACCGCTCACCGCTTGCCGCTTACCGCTTACCGCTTGCCGCTTGCCGCTTACCGCTTACCGCTTACCGCTTGCAGCTTGCAGCTTGCAGCTTGCAGCTTGCAGCTTGCAGCTTGCAGCTTGCAGCTCAAGAATTCCCCCCCCAAGCCGTTACAGTGCAAAGTCTCAGATAAATATCGAATAAGGACGTCTCCATGTCGCTCAGACAACTTTCCATCCAATGGAAAATCACCCTGCTCGCCGGGCTCTGCCTGGCCGGTATCGTGACCCTGTTGGTGGGTCTTTCGCTGTACCGCATGGAGCACAGTTCCGAGCTGGTGAAGGCGTCGAGCATGGAAATGCTCACCGAATCGGCCCAGGCGCGCATCGAATCCCAGGGCGAGGTGCAGGCGGCGTTCATCCGCCAGCAGTTCATGGACGCCTATCAGTACGGCCACGGCTTTTCGCGCCAGGTGCTGTTCCTGCGCGAACAGGCCGAGAAGCGCTTCCTGGATGCCTTCGACCTGCGCGAGGACATGACCCGTCAGGTCAAGTCGGCCTTGCAGGCCAACCCTGAGCTGCTGGGCCTGTCGCTGGTGTTCGAGGCCAACGCGCTGGACGGCAAGGACGAACTGTTCGCCGGCCAGGCAGAACTGGGCAGCAACGACAAGGGCCGCTTCGCCCTGTACTGGTCGCAGCCGACGCCGGGCAAGGTCACGTCCATGGCCCTGCCCGAGAGCGACATGGCCGACACCAGCACCGGCCCCAGCGGCCAGGCCGCCAACGCCTGGTTCACCTGCCCTCGCACCACGCTCAAGCCTTGCGTGATCGAGCCCTACTTCTATGTGATCGACGGCCAGAAGGTGCTGATGACCAGCATCGTGTTCCCGCTGACGGTCAACGGCAAAGTCATCGCCTCGCTGTCGGTGGACATCAACCTCAACAGCTTGCAGGCCATCAGCCAGAACGCCAGCAAGAAGCTCTACGACGGCCAGACCGCCGTGAGCATCATCAGCCCCGCCGGCCTGCTCGCCGGCCACAGCCCCGACGCCGGCAAGCTCAGCCAGCGCCTGGACGCCGTGGACAAGGCCAGCGGCGCCGAACTGCTGGGCCTGCTGGCCTCCAGCAAGACCGTGAGCAGCCTGCACAGCAACCAGCAATTGAAAGTGCTGTCGCCGTTCCAGCCGATCCCGGGCGGTCCGTCCTGGGGCGTGCTGCTCGATGTGCCGGAAAAGGTGCTGGTCAGCCGCGCCGAAGCCCTCAAGCAGCAACTCGACGCCAGCAACCGCTCGGGCACGCTGATCGAGCTGAGCCTCGGCGCCCTCGCCGCCCTGCTCGGCCTGCTGCTGGTGTGGCTGATGGCGCGCAGCGTGACCAAGCCGATCCTCGGCGTGGCGCACATGCTCGAAGACATCGCCAGCGGCGAAGGCGACCTGACCCGGCGCCTGGCCTACGACAAGAACGATGAGCTGGGCCAGTTGGCCGGCTGGTTCAACCGCTTCCTCGACAAGCTGCAGCCGATCATCGCCCAGGTGAAGCGCTCGGTGCAGGATGCGCGCAACACCGCCGACCAGTCCTCGGCCATCGCCACCCAGACCAGCGCCGGCATGGAGCAGCAATACCGCCAGGTGGACCAGGTCGCCACCGCGTCCCACGAGATGAGCGCCACCGCCCAGGACGTCGCCCGCAGCGCAGCGCAAGCCGCCGAAGCGGCCAAGGACGCCGACCGCGCCACCCGTCAGGGCCTGACCGTGATCGACCGCACCACCGCCAGCATCGACACCCTGGCCGCCGACATGAGCGCGGCGATGGTGCAGGTCGAAGGCCTGGCCGCCAACAGCGAGAAGATCGGCACCGTGCTGGAGACCATCCGCGCCATCGCCGAGCAGACCAACCTGCTGGCGCTCAACGCCGCCATCGAAGCGGCCCGCGCCGGTGAGGCCGGACGTGGCTTCGCGGTGGTCGCCGACGAAGTGCGCAACCTCGCCCGCCGCACCCAGGAGTCGGTGGAAGAGACCCGCCAGGTGATCGAGCAGTTGCAGAGCGGCACCCAGGACGTGGTCGGTTCGATGGGCAACAGCCACCGCCAGGCCCAGGGCAGCGTGGAACAGGTCGGCCAGGCCGTGACGGCGCTGCGCCAGATCGGCGACGCGGTGACGGTGATCAGCGACATGAACCTGCAGATCGCCAGCGCGGCGGAAGAGCAAAGCGCGGTGGCCGAGGAGATCAACAACAACGTGGCCACCATCCGCGACGTGACCGAATCGCTGTCCGGCCAGGCCAACGAATCGGCGCGGGTGAGCCAGTCGCTCAACAGCCTGGCGAACCAGCAGCAGGGCCTGATGGATCAGTTCCGCGTCTGACCCACCGCTGGAACAACCTGCAGGAGCGAGCCTGCTCGCGATAGCGGCCGGTCAGTCACCTCAAGGCTGAACATGACGCCGCCATCGCCAGCAGGCTGGCTCCTACAAAGGGCCTGGGTGGTCGCAGACGCTGTGTTCACCGTCAAAACCTGTGGGAGCCGGCTTGCCAGCGATGGCGTCGGTCAAGGCGCCGCCGCAGCTCCCGCCAGCCCTCAACGCTTGGGCAGTTCGATCACCACGCTCAACCCGCCCCACTCGCTCTCGCGCAGCGCCAGTGTCCCGCC from Pseudomonas ekonensis encodes the following:
- a CDS encoding methyl-accepting chemotaxis protein is translated as MEQQYRQVDQVATASHEMSATAQDVARSAAQAAEAAKDADRATRQGLTVIDRTTASIDTLAADMSAAMVQVEGLAANSEKIGTVLETIRAIAEQTNLLALNAAIEAARAGEAGRGFAVVADEVRNLARRTQESVEETRQVIEQLQSGTQDVVGSMGNSHRQAQGSVEQVGQAVTALRQIGDAVTVISDMNLQIASAAEEQSAVAEEINNNVATIRDVTESLSGQANESARVSQSLNSLANQQQGLMDQFRV